The following proteins are encoded in a genomic region of Dermatophagoides farinae isolate YC_2012a chromosome 8, ASM2471394v1, whole genome shotgun sequence:
- the LOC124495359 gene encoding protein sprint isoform X1, whose amino-acid sequence MCMPFTRIVKWIVMSHADKTADVNHPPSSSTTNNYRPPQPPPPPPRSVFHYWKHSSQQQQQKEKQLKKYSSSLDETTLNICGNSGGYNKHSNQRNIVNRRPITVQRNDNFEIFYSSSSSSSDENDQNLNHHSINHNQHQRKHHSLSDNPRSSRNQQPRNIRHRSKFCYQINPSTTTVTNTKEKNSNQTLHSELLPREPSTSSSSSSSDSESSSSSLSSSTSTSTSTSSLSEASFDLDQIESAIIQQQPITESIYRQQPHKEQHTNNLNRFTFSSISANSFPSSSSNQRQQNYKQQQQQQKTPRNSSTFWDLITDVAKDLDLKLQDLSPDSEIFEQPAAHHTNGGNGGGTITKTKKLSSINSKQKTIGISKNDNVFRIVNESKQSPSTGAEITNTTDNNDIINGCTIKTDTYHQNDNIDESKSSTNNNIIIINEMQQQQQFQFIDQNTESSSSSSDKNIFNVIIINNEQQQRQQQQSPPSPPSPFANRTQQKHCIIQQQSATSSPAPAPTPPEPYNDYQIDNRQKQQQPKNKNKNNIELSDHHQQVIINQRNHQHRKSPIIINNNNNNNNKIHSLIQQFNNNNNNSLNALDKETLSMTTETSELTKPNIVVKQMSLSHNKNNDNDDRKSDDNYDQHENDTTTATTVDVLALLPEGNVDDDDELDHEEEDDDDDDDDDDGREIAYEVDADDEQSNDMLDDNTDDEEEDEDDDGPKSTSPGPVAAGSIVTKIDPSTKSMVQVISIMKNHSHSHQQKNQNQQQQQQQPKTITSFINQKMLKDEIMRPAESEDSAADVSYERTSDLAESDDLEGEEEEEDATTTTLTTVDTNNVNNLDSVKELSYDQRFRMTQTIWYLPHINRATVVHYLQGKNVGVFIVRQSSKPNTMAVSVRLPQGRGPHVEHYLIEKITKAPVSSSTTKSSSTSSVFRLEGSEHYFNSILQLVIHYSQCQDELPVQLNLPSVLLNSGRSQLTSLALLGQEFWQSKFVSLKQLPKNSLNNETLAMINQNQNQQQEPPPQQQQQQQPTKHYNRQKARRHNSNSSESNQSKSSMSMSPMPPPSISIRSRRNTSDSASPTTMPSQSNAVSPTPPPLPPKNLSMTCGGDHQSNSPLMMINPTKTINEDSISSPITATANTTTIVEVHNNPTIKNHNHQNNLPKLPPRIPNYVPPPIPPRNRNSPNGGGSTTPPPLPANGPPLSSLRTKKPYQSNQQSKPAALQDLLSPMSMTESEIEMAKFSLTHKITPNILEVEEYNDDDDEISNNLSLQYRNYYNQMIQAPQHHHTSSLSPVPIMIGEEEIKNQQTPSPAPLPPQHSLAAVTELQPSIDAQQPPPPPSSSIKCDVCTQTYDTNKQLLLTPNQSQMGRITRANSSLSCFYMDPIDALVAIHQQHQQPKRHSDPELASNSQNTMDMESSSLNPTTFTMSHSLESLLENFRNRFATAVSGSDLNSIRETLMNERRNQFIHHHHHQQQNQGLKSFNPKHDTAFSTLDSAWQWHSGIGGGDQCHHNGRIHRSIQNQLAMKMSLAQLEHLKRSSITTNGSMKSDITTVEDLISAKAPELAVPKITHIDSMNLINKKHRQQQQPLQQDSSDRERKLTAKSVATDVCTEFSEPWNMDVVESLFISELHHGGGQSSTNHCGLDLDDDDSTNSTRQLLNNDLINFNSFLLNQEQHPHGLVVPQTNEDDYDSVAEDESDEQTLNGHFIKRDDSEITLKEKNPQQPRNSSSSTDDGIKLNIAYNISNYVFELAARKDNTFAKSIDNFIECTKETTDPNPSVILGYVRQFMNGMKNYLIKHGEGDFIKIVQNERSRLKPNQFLNIDSILEVSLQKLIIKPLKNFLYELFIRSHTMSGSLKILSTNIKLAQNKTPEELGIRTELLPIDPRIMAEIQKNLRRLQQSYSPIKKLEHLLRCIAILNGNYKEKITSKCSSDKQSKYNRAFSGDDLLPMLVYLIVHCGVISAEIESEYMLGLLHPSILNGEGSYYLTVLSSAIQVLKTMYTADNARALEDIITLNGVGGGGQSMFSMLKAQPSENLQRQMNSSTTNGGGAMISSGSTCAPLALPSIANMQAYMKIMIPNELTSSITCKTVPVRHNMTTKEVCRMIAHTFRITNPEDYSLYRIKENGLEEIQLLDNEYPQVIKSELMARNESTMFAYKRCDAKFIWPITSPN is encoded by the exons atgtgtatgccATTCACCCgaattgt AAAGTGGATCGTCATGAGCCACGCCGATAAAACGGCCGATGTTAATcatccaccatcatcatctacaacTAATAATTATCGGCCACCAcaaccgccaccaccaccacctagaagtgtttttcattattggaaACATtcttcacaacaacaacaacaaaaagaaaaacaattgaaaaaatattcatcatcattggatgaaACAACATTAAATATTTGCGGTAATAGTGGTGGTTATAATAAACATTCCAATCAACGTAACATTGTTAATAGACGGCCAATAACTGTACAacgaaatgataattttgaaatattttattcatcatcatcatcatcaagtgatgaaaatgatcagaatttaaatcatcactcaatcaatcacaatcaacatcaacgaAAACATCATAGTCTTAGTGATAATCCAAGATCATCAAGAAATCAACAACCTCGAAACATTCGTCATCGTTCAAAATTTTGTTATCAAATTAATCCATCCACTACTACTGTTACCAATACAAaggagaaaaattcaaatcaaactcTTCATAGTGAATTGTTACCTCGTgaaccatcaacatcatcttcatcatcatcatcggattctgaatcatcatcatcatcattatcatcatcaacatcaacatcaacatcaacatcttcGCTTTCAGAAGCATCTTTTGATCTGGATCAGATCGAATCAGctattattcaacaacagccaATAACAGAATCAATTTATCGACAACAGCCACATAAAGAACAACATACAAACAATTTGAATAGATTCACATTTTCATCGATATCAGCAAATTCTTttccatcatcgtcatctaaTCAACGTCAACAGAACTataaacaacagcagcaacaacaaaaaacaccaaGAAATTCTTCAACATTTTGGGAT ttAATAACCGATGTTGCAAAAGATTTGGATCTAAAATTACAGGATCTATCACCAGATAGTGAAATATTTGAACAGCCTGCTGCTCATCATACtaatggtggtaatggtggtggaaccataacgaaaacgaaaaaattgtcgTCAATAAATTCTAAACAGAAAACAATTGGAATATCTAAGAATGATAATGTCTTCAGAATTGTTAACGAATCGAAACAATCACCATCTACTGGTGCCGAaatcaccaacaccaccgacaacaacgacatcatcaatggttgTACCATTAAAACCGACACGTATCATCAAAACGACAACATTGATGAATCCAAATCATCTACCAataacaacatcattatcattaacgaaatgcaacaacaacagcaattcCAGTTCATCGATCAAAacacagaatcatcatcatcatcatccgataAAAATATCttcaatgtcatcattatcaacaatgaacaacaacaacgacaacagcaacaatcacCACCTTCGCCACCGAGCCCATTCGCCAATCgaacacaacaaaaacattgtattattcaacaacaatcagcaacatcatcaccagcacctgcaccaacaccaccagaACCATATAACGATTATCAAATCGACAAtagacaaaaacaacaacaaccaaaaaacaaaaacaaaaacaacatcgaATTGtcggatcatcatcaacaagtgattatcaatcaacgaaatcatcaacatcgaaaatcaccgataataatcaacaacaacaacaacaacaacaacaaaattcattctttaatacaacaattcaacaacaacaacaacaacagcttaAAT GCTTTGGATAAGGAAACATTATCGATGACGACGGAAACATCCGAATTGACCAAGCCTAATATCGTAGTAAAACAAATGTCGTTGTcacacaacaaaaacaacgataatgatgatcgaaaatCGGATGACAATTATGATcaacatgaaaatgatacaacaacagcaacaacagtaGACGTTCTTGCATTATTGCCAGAAGgtaatgtcgatgatgatgatgaattagatcacgaagaagaagacgacgacgacgacgatgatgatgatgatggtagagAAATTGCCTATGAagttgatgctgatgatgaacaaagtAATGATATGCTTGACGATAATACCGATGATGAAGaggaagatgaagatgatgatggtcctAAATCTACAAGTCCTGGACCAGTAGCAGCTGGTTCAATAGTCACTAAAATTGATCCATCAACCAAATCAATGGTTCAAGTGATTTCaattatgaaaaatcattctcattctcatcaacaaaagaatcaaaatcaacaacaacaacaacaacaaccaaaaacaattacatcgtttattaatcaaaaaatgttgaaagaCGAAATCATGAGACCGGCTGAATCCGAAGATTCAGCTGCCGATGTTAGTTATGAACGTACTAGTGATCTTGCTGAATCTGATGATCTAGAaggagaagaagaagaagaagatgcaacaacgacaacactTACTACGGTTGATACAAATAATGTGAATAATTTGGATTCCGTGAAAGAATTGTCATATGATCAACGATTCAGAATGACACAGACAATTTGGTATCTGCCACATATAAATCGTGCTACGGTCGTTCATTATCTTCAGGGCAAAAATGTCGGTGTTTTCATT GTTCGACAATCAAGTAAACCGAATACAATGGCTGTATCCGTACGATTACCACAAGGACGTGGTCCACATGTTGAACATTATCTTATTGAGAAAATTACCAAAGCAccagtatcatcatcaacgacaaaatcatcatcgacatcgtCAGTTTTTCGTTTAGAAGGATCTGAacattatttcaattcaattctacAGCTAGTTATCCATTATTCACAATGTCAAGATGAATTACCTGTTCAATTAAATTTGCCATCGGTTTTATTAAATTCTGGCCGTAGTCAATTAACATCATTAGCATTGCTTGGTCAAGAATTTTGgcaatcaaaatttgtttcGTTGAAACAATTGCCAAAAAATTCTCTTAACAATGAAACATTGGCTATGattaatcaaaatcagaatcaacaacaagaaccaccacctcaacaacaacaacaacaacaacctacAAAACATTACAATCGACAAAAAGCTCGACGCCATAATTCCAATTCTagtgaatcgaatcaatcaaaatcatctaTGTCAATGTCACCGATGCCACCGCCGTCAATTTCAATTCGTTCACGTCGAAATACCTCAGATTCAGCATCACCTACAACTATGCCATCACAATCAAATGCTGTTTCACCGACACCGCCACCTTTACCTCCTAAAAATCTTTCAATGACATGTGGTGgtgatcatcaatcaaacagtccattgatgatgattaatccGACAAAAACTATCAATGAagattcaatatcatcaccaataacagcaacagcaaatACGACTACAATCGTTGAAGTGCATAATAATCctacaatcaaaaatcataatcatcaaaataatttgcCTAAACTACCACCAAGAATACCAAATTATGTGCCTCCACCGATTCCACCTCGTAATCGTAATTCAccaaatggtggtggttcaaCAACACCGCCTCCATTGCCTGCAAATGGTCCACCATTATCGAGTCTACGTACGAAAAAAccttatcaatcaaatcaacaatcgaAACCGGCGGCATTACAGGATCTACTCAGTCCAATGTCAATGACTGAATCAGAGATTGAAATGGCTAAATTTTCTTTAACACATAAAATTACACCAAATATTTTGGAAGTAGAAGAAtacaacgacgatgatgatgaaatttccAATAATTTATCTCTACAATACAgaaattattacaatcaaatgattcagGCACCACAACATCAccatacatcatcattgtcaccTGTACCGATCATGATCGGTGAAgaggaaataaaaaatcaacaaacaccATCACCTgcaccattaccaccacaaCATTCACTAGCGGCCGTTACGGAATTACAGCCATCAATCGATGCTCAGcaaccaccaccgccaccatcatcatcgataaaatGTGATGTATGCACACAAACTTATGatacaaataaacaattattattgacaccAAACCAATCACAAATGGGTCGAATCACACGTgccaattcatcattatcatgtttTTATATGGATCCCATCGATGCTTTGGTTGCTATTCATCAACAGCATCAACAACCGAAACGACATTCGGATCCAGAATTGGCTAGTAATAGTCAAAATACTATGGATATGGAATCTTCTTCATTGAATCCAACAACGTTTACGATGAGTCATTCATTGGAAAgtttattggaaaattttcgtaATCGTTTTGCCACCGCCGTCAGTGGTTcagatttaaattcaatacgagaaacattgatgaatgaacgacgtaatcaatttattcatcatcatcatcatcagcagcagaaTCAAGGATTGAAATCTTTCAATCCGAAACATGATACTGCGTTCTCCACACTCGATAGTGCTTGGCAATGGCATTCtggtattggtggtggtgatcaaTGTCACCACAATGGTCGTATTCATCGTTCGATACAAAATCAATTGGCTATGAAAATGTCATTAGCTCAGCTTGAACATCTGAAACGTTCGAGTATCACAACAAATGGTTCAATGAAAAGTGATATCACCACGGTGGAAGATTTGATTAGTGCTAAAGCACCAGAATTAGCTGTACCAAAAATCACACATATTGAttcgatgaatttgattaataaaaaacatcgtcaacagcaacaaccacTGCAACAAGACAGTTCGGATCGTGAACGTAAACTAACGGCCAAATCGGTTGCTACCGATGTTTGTACTGAATTTTCTGAACCATGGAATATGGATGTGGTTGAATCACTGTTCATTTCCGAACTACAtcatggtggtggtcaaTCGTCCACAAATCATTGTGGATTAgatttagatgatgatgattctacgAATTCAACTAGACAATTACTTAACAATGATctcattaattttaattcatttttattgaatcaagAACAACATCCACATGGTTTAGTAGTGccacaaacaaatgaagatgattatgatagtGTTGCTGAAGATGAATCTGAtgaacaaacattgaatggaCATTTCATTAAACGAGATGATAGTGAAATtacattgaaagaaaaaaatccacaacAGCCacgaaattcatcatcgtctaCGGATGATGgtatcaaattgaatattgCTTACAATATTAGCAATTATGTATTTGAATTGGCTGCACGAAAAGATAATACTTTTGctaaatcgattgataattttattgaatgtaCGAAAGAAACGACTGATCCAAATCCTAGCGT GATCCTTGGCTACGTTAGACAATttatgaatggaatgaaaaattatctaaTCAAACATGGTGAAGGtgattttattaaaattgtCCAAAATGAACGAAGTCGATTGAAaccgaatcaatttttaaatattgattcaatactTGAAGTTTCATTgcaaaaattaatcattaaaccattgaagaattttctaTACGAattattcattcgttcacATACAATGTCtggttcattgaaaattttatccaCCAACATTAAATTGGCACAAAATAAAACGCCCGAAGAGCTGGGAATCCGTACGGAATTATTGCCAATTGATCCAAGAATTATGGCCGaaatacagaaaaatttACGACGATTACAACAATCTTATTCGccgataaaaaaattggaacatTTATTACGTTGTATAGCCatattgaatggaaattataaagaaaaaataacatcgAAATGTAGTAGTGATAAACAATCGAAATATAATCGAGCTTTCAgtggtgatgatttattaCCCATGTTGGTCTATTTAATTGTTCATTGTGGTGTAATTTCAGCGGAAATTGAATCCGAATATATGCTTGGATTGTTGCATCCATCCATTCTGAATGGCGAAGGTAGCTACTATTTAACGGTTTTATCAAGCGCAATACAAGTGCTAAAAACAATGTATACAGCTGATAATGCTCGAGCATTGGAAGATATTATCACATTGaatggtgttggtggtggtggtcaatcaatgttttcaatgttgaaagCACAGCCATCAGAAAATCTTCAAAGACAAATGAATTCATCTACGACTAATGGTGGTGGAGCGATGATATCATCGGGTTCTACATGTGCACCATTAGCATTGCCTTCGATAGCCAATATGCAAGCATATATGAAGATTATGATACCAAACGAGCTTACATCAAGTATCACTTGTAAAACTGTACCAGTTCGACATAATATGACAACGAAAGAAGTTTGTCGTATGATTGCGCATACATTTCGTATAACGAATCCAGAAGATTATTCGTTATATCGTATCAAAGAAAATGGTCTGGAAGAAATTCAACTATTGGACAATGAATATCCACAGGTGATAAAATCAGAATTGATGGCACGAAATGAATCCACTATGTTTGCCTATAAACGTTGTGATGCTAAATTTATTTGGCCAATCACTAGCCCAAATTGA